The Procambarus clarkii isolate CNS0578487 chromosome 39, FALCON_Pclarkii_2.0, whole genome shotgun sequence genome window below encodes:
- the Cdc50 gene encoding cell cycle control protein 50A, which produces MSAEVTANQSKVKHSKFRQKFKQQQLPAWQPILTADTVLPAFFLIGLLFVPLGAALLFFSRSVQELQLDYTECLSTTHILANGEPKLCRDVIKENIGDLCVCQKNFTVDESFEKNVYLYYGLDNFYQNHRRYVKSRDDKQLLGRDDTTVSNDCSPFGTDSEGKVYAPCGAIANSMFNDTLRLFEVKDSGASHELNLLKTGIAWPSDRKIKFNNPPGPLNASGAFSNNVKPIYWTKNVFDLDPEDPNNNGYKNEDLIVWMRSAAFPTFRKLYRRIDHNMTGFKYGFPKGTYYLEVEYRYPVDSFGGKKRMILSTTSFLGGKNNFLGIAYISVGCLCLFLGIIFLIIHIKFGKRAVDQLNINQNTPYSD; this is translated from the exons ATTCCAAGTTCAGGCAGAAATTCAAGCAACAACAACTCCCAGCATGGCAGCCTATCTTAACAGCTGACACAGTTCTCCCAGCCTTTTTTCTGATTGGCTTGCTCTTTGTTCCTCTTGGTGCTGCCCTACTCTTCTTTTCACGAAGT GTGCAAGAATTACAGCTGGATTATACTGAATGTCTCAGTACAACTCACATACTAGCTAATGGAGAACCAAAATTATGTCGAGATGTCATTAAGGAGAATATTggagacttgtgtgtgtgtcaaaaaaACTTCACTGTAGATGAATCCTTTGAAAAGAAT GTGTACCTTTACTATGGATTAGACAACTTCTATCAGAATCATCGCCGGTATGTCAAGTCTCGTGATGACAAGCAGCTACTGGGTAGAGATGATACTACTGTTTCGAACGACTGTAGTCCATTTGGTACAGACTCCGAAGGGAAAGTGTATGCTCCATGTGGAGCAATTGCCAACTCTATGTTCAATG ATACATTAAGACTGTTTGAAGTAAAAGACAGTGGAGCATCGCACGAGCTGAATTTATTAAAGACGGGAATTGCTTGGCCTTCAGATCGTAAAATCAAATTCAACAATCCACCTGGGCCCTTAAATGCAAGTGGAG CTTTCAGTAACAATGTGAAGCCAATATACTGGACAAAAAATGTGTTTGACTTAGACCCAGAAGACCCCAACAATAATGGTTATAAGAATGAAGACTTGATTGTCTGGATGAGAAGTGCTGCCTTTCCAACATTCCGTAAACTGTACCGAAGGATTGACCACAACATGACAGGGTTTAAATATGGGTTTCCTAAAGGGACATACTATCTGGAAGTAGAGTACAGGTACCCAGTGGACTCCTTTGGTGGCAAGAAACGAATGATTCTGTCAACTACAAGCTTTCTGGGTGGCAAGAACAACTTCTTGGGGATTGCTTATATCAGCGTGGGTTGCCTCTGTTTATTTTTGGGGATCATATTCCTGATTATTCACATCAAATTTGGCAAAAG AGCTGTCGATCAGCTGAATATTAATCAGAACACACCGTATAGTGATTAA
- the Pex2 gene encoding peroxisome biogenesis factor 2, whose translation MSAQANSKEYVPRISQLDSMLLSSEAYSIIKSQLLSAVKYVGQKFVTKLEPEIDAGLQYLILKYTVYKERSSVGQQLLQIKYEEATSLQKLHNYILTVVLGRWLKQRIGFITCIITKNDNAKAAVDQCVNWLEIVYKVLQIVNLLVFLQKGYYPTVTERLFGLRHTSANPGNVRRISYTYFTRELLWHGFAELLAFILPLINVQYFHSIVKKIVPSLSETHNNADEPGTEFSPRTTCVICNKLPVLPHSFGCRHLACYYCIYSSYSSDPLFSCLLCGHKIDNSVQILPTSS comes from the coding sequence ATGTCTGCCCAGGCCAACAGCAAGGAATATGTACCCAGGATATCTCAGCTAGATTCCATGCTGCTAAGCAGCGAGGCATATTCGATAATTAAAAGTCAGTTGTTGAGTGCAGTGAAGTATGTTGGGCAAAAATTTGTTACAAAACTGGAACCAGAAATTGATGCAGGCCTTCAATATTTAATATTGAAATATACTGTCTATAAGGAAAGAAGCTCGGTTGGTCAGCAACTTTTGCAAATCAAATACGAAGAAGCAACATCGCTACAGAAACTACATAATTATATATTGACTGTAGTTTTAGGCAGATGGCTAAAACAGAGAATAGGGTTCATAACCTGTATTATTACAAAGAATGATAATGCTAAAGCTGCTGTTGATCAGTGTGTTAATTGGCTTGAAATAGTGTACAAAGTTCTACAGATTGTCAATTTGTTGGTGTTCCTTCAAAAGGGATATTATCCAACAGTTACTGAACGACTGTTTGGGCTTAGACACACATCGGCAAATCCAGGTAATGTGCGTAGAATCTCTTATACGTATTTCACAAGAGAGTTATTATGGCATGGCTTTGCAGAACTTTTGGCATTCATTTTACCGTTGATCAATGTGCAATATTTTCATAGCATTGTAAAAAAAATTGTGCCAAGTTTAAGTGAAACTCACAATAATGCAGATGAGCCAGGAACAGAGTTTTCACCTCGTACAACTTGTGTTATATGTAACAAACTTCCAGTTCTTCCCCATAGTTTTGGATGTCGTCACTTAGCATGTTACTACTGCATTTACTCCAGTTATTCTTCTGATCCATTGTTCTCTTGCCTTTTGTGTGGTCACAAGATTGACAATAGTGTTCAAATATTACCTACTAGTAGTTAA